One region of Deltaproteobacteria bacterium genomic DNA includes:
- the aspS gene encoding aspartate--tRNA ligase, translating into MESLGSWQRSYYCGEPRPTHVGQELTVMGWVHARRDHGGVTFIDLRDRSGLLQVVCNPQVSVPAHETAKDVRTEYVLAVRGRLSPRSPETINPNLPTGGVELMADEVRVLNSARTTPFPIEDETDPAENTRLRHRYLDLRRPKMFNNLYLRHRLAKIVRDYFDSEGFLEVETPFLTRSTPEGARDYLVPSRVNPGAFYALPQSPQLFKQLLMVSGFDKYFQIVRCFRDEDLRADRQPEFTQIDVEMSFVRPDDIYRLTEGMVTRVCREVKGIDVPTPFPRMTYTEAMARFGNDKPDIRFGLEIQEATELFGATDIQVFKDVIAKGGIIRGIVIPQASLSRKEIDDLVPQAVSFGAKGLAWFRLAEAGWQSPLAKNVSEDQKGKIAAALGLKTGDLVLLIADTEKTVCDVLSRLRLSLGEKLGLIPKEKFQFLWVTDFPLLEYDPDAKRYVAMHHPFTSPQEADIPLLETNPGKTHALAYDLVLNGVELGGGSIRNHRLDVQQKVFAALGIGETEAQEKFGFLMEALSFGAPPHGGIAFGFDRMAMLFAGADSLREVIAFPKTAKATCMMTQAPSTVDPKQLRELSIKVDL; encoded by the coding sequence GTGGAATCGTTAGGAAGTTGGCAACGAAGCTATTATTGTGGAGAACCGCGACCGACCCACGTGGGCCAAGAACTCACTGTGATGGGATGGGTGCACGCTCGGCGAGATCATGGCGGGGTGACGTTTATCGACTTGCGCGATCGCTCTGGCCTTCTCCAAGTTGTCTGTAATCCGCAGGTAAGCGTACCTGCACACGAAACCGCCAAGGATGTCCGCACGGAGTATGTGTTGGCGGTGCGTGGTCGACTGAGCCCGCGATCCCCAGAAACGATCAATCCCAACTTACCGACCGGTGGGGTCGAGTTAATGGCGGATGAAGTACGAGTGCTTAATTCTGCGCGGACTACGCCGTTTCCTATTGAAGATGAAACCGATCCGGCAGAAAACACGCGCCTACGCCATCGCTATCTGGATCTGCGGCGGCCAAAAATGTTCAATAATCTCTACCTGCGTCATCGTCTAGCGAAGATCGTGCGTGATTACTTCGACAGCGAAGGCTTCTTAGAAGTCGAGACGCCCTTCCTCACTCGTAGTACACCTGAAGGCGCACGTGACTATTTGGTACCAAGTCGCGTCAACCCTGGGGCGTTCTATGCCTTGCCGCAATCGCCACAGCTCTTTAAACAGCTGTTGATGGTCTCCGGGTTCGACAAATATTTTCAAATCGTGCGCTGTTTCCGCGACGAAGACTTGCGCGCTGATCGCCAACCTGAGTTTACCCAGATTGACGTGGAGATGTCCTTTGTTCGGCCAGACGATATCTACCGTCTGACCGAGGGTATGGTCACCCGCGTCTGTCGAGAAGTCAAAGGGATCGACGTACCGACACCGTTTCCGCGCATGACGTATACCGAAGCCATGGCGCGCTTTGGCAATGACAAACCAGACATTCGTTTCGGCTTAGAAATCCAAGAGGCGACCGAATTATTTGGCGCTACGGATATTCAAGTTTTCAAGGATGTCATCGCCAAAGGTGGGATTATTCGCGGAATTGTGATTCCCCAGGCCTCCCTCTCACGCAAAGAGATCGATGATCTCGTCCCACAAGCAGTGAGTTTCGGCGCAAAAGGCCTCGCCTGGTTCCGACTTGCCGAGGCTGGCTGGCAATCTCCGTTGGCAAAGAACGTCAGTGAGGACCAGAAAGGCAAAATCGCTGCAGCACTTGGCTTAAAAACTGGCGACCTTGTCTTGCTGATTGCTGATACGGAAAAAACCGTCTGTGACGTGCTTTCTCGATTGCGCTTGTCCCTTGGTGAGAAACTTGGACTGATTCCGAAAGAGAAATTCCAATTCTTGTGGGTGACAGATTTTCCGCTCCTGGAATATGATCCCGATGCCAAGCGCTATGTAGCGATGCATCATCCGTTTACCTCACCTCAAGAGGCGGATATTCCGCTTCTTGAGACCAATCCTGGGAAGACCCACGCTCTTGCGTATGACCTCGTCCTTAATGGCGTAGAGCTCGGCGGTGGCAGTATTCGGAACCACCGTCTTGACGTGCAACAGAAGGTGTTTGCGGCCCTTGGCATTGGTGAAACCGAAGCGCAGGAGAAGTTTGGTTTTCTTATGGAAGCGCTGTCATTCGGTGCACCGCCACACGGCGGCATCGCCTTTGGCTTTGATCGCATGGCGATGTTATTCGCCGGAGCTGATTCTCTACGCGAGGTCATCGCGTTCCCGAAGACTGCTAAAGCCACATGTATGATGACGCAAGCACCCAGCACGGTTGATCCCAAGCAACTGCGGGAGTTGAGTATTAAGGTCGACCTCTAG
- a CDS encoding histidine--tRNA ligase, which translates to MNIAAVRGFRDILPEETALWQVLEAQARTSFAAYGFSEIIVPIIEKTELFARAIGETTDIVEKEMYTFIDRDESSLTLRPEGTASVIRAYIEHSVHHKEPVSKLFYIGPMFRRERPQKGRYRQFHQIGAEILGRDDALIDAELLLMLNDLFKALQLEVSVDVNSLGCPVCRPRFRESLQAFGESKLAQLCGNCHNRLHRNPLRILDCKEPGCREATKDAPVLRDFLCEPCRTHFTKVETCLRQENVTITVNPRLVRGLDYYCRTSFEIIAHGLGSQNAVCGGGRYDGLVEQLGGPAIPGIGFAIGVERLIMLLQAQERNLQTGPDVFVAPLGEAAEGQAFALARRLRQEGYRIELEGGGRGLKAQMRRADKLNARHVLILGENEVNAGKGTVRDMQTRADRPMAVDLALPAQALINAIRGNS; encoded by the coding sequence GAGATCATTGTCCCGATCATCGAGAAGACCGAGCTATTTGCCCGCGCGATCGGCGAAACCACGGATATTGTTGAAAAAGAGATGTATACATTCATCGATCGCGATGAATCTTCCCTGACGTTGAGACCAGAAGGCACCGCATCGGTGATTCGCGCCTACATTGAGCACAGTGTGCATCATAAAGAACCCGTGTCGAAACTGTTCTATATCGGTCCGATGTTTCGTCGTGAGCGACCACAAAAGGGTCGCTATCGCCAGTTTCATCAGATTGGCGCAGAAATTTTAGGGCGTGATGATGCGCTGATCGATGCCGAGCTGCTGCTCATGCTCAATGACTTGTTCAAAGCCTTGCAGCTTGAGGTCTCGGTAGATGTCAACTCACTAGGGTGTCCAGTGTGTCGTCCACGGTTTCGTGAGAGCTTGCAAGCCTTTGGTGAGAGCAAACTCGCGCAGCTGTGTGGCAATTGCCATAACCGACTCCACCGCAACCCCTTGCGTATCCTTGACTGTAAGGAACCTGGGTGCCGTGAAGCCACCAAAGATGCACCGGTGCTGAGAGATTTTCTCTGCGAGCCGTGTCGGACACATTTCACCAAAGTCGAAACCTGTCTTCGTCAGGAGAATGTCACGATCACCGTGAATCCTCGCCTGGTGCGTGGGTTAGATTACTATTGTCGGACCTCATTTGAGATCATCGCCCACGGTCTCGGATCGCAAAATGCTGTCTGTGGTGGTGGTCGCTATGATGGGCTCGTCGAACAACTGGGCGGACCGGCGATCCCTGGCATCGGCTTCGCGATAGGGGTTGAGCGCTTGATCATGCTGTTGCAGGCGCAGGAGCGTAACCTCCAAACTGGTCCTGATGTCTTCGTCGCTCCGTTGGGCGAAGCAGCCGAAGGACAGGCATTTGCTCTGGCGCGACGATTGCGACAAGAAGGGTATCGGATCGAGCTTGAAGGTGGTGGTCGCGGCCTCAAAGCGCAGATGAGGCGTGCAGATAAACTCAATGCCCGCCATGTGCTTATTCTCGGCGAGAATGAAGTAAATGCTGGCAAAGGCACGGTTCGTGATATGCAAACCAGAGCGGATCGGCCTATGGCGGTTGACCTGGCACTTCCTGCGCAGGCGCTGATCAACGCAATTCGTGGGAATTCGTGA
- a CDS encoding PAS domain S-box protein — MRSSLLPSLGSDFPSGACFSVTSYGTSFVFGAVHEQNHTSRKESLIMMKVVFDFLDRFIPAELNTADPDAQRRCRLLVACCFGLTLFAQPFLYHVVRTQGYMSPTAWVFTIGSVLTVCNPFLLLSTGSHRLPGMLFSLEVIIALAFMAYFNGGYLSASLVWNPAIPLLATALVGPTWGGICVGVVLSETIFLYALTEAGYPFPQPLAASQMRGFQMAGTCTLVLFIWLLSWLYEVFRKNALVMVEQSVTALRRSEAHFRSLIENGSDFLVILNADGTIRYGSPSIERLLGHTARENYGKNALAFVHPDDLARVADKFAHLVNEPGTAVPIEFRFRHHDGSWRDLEAIGKNLLQNEAVRGIIVNARDVTERKAIDTLKDELVSTVSHELRTPLSSLRGVTELMLEREFPQAQQREFLTIMQQESVRLTNLINDFLDLQRMEAGQQNYTFGQVDLLPLLHDAVAVFSGVPDRHQVKVLAPATFPPVRADADRIRQVLANLLSNALKFSPDGGEVIVSAHQEGHEAIVAIADSGTGIAPEVLPSLFTKFQRGESAMTRRISGTGLGLALVKEIVTAHGGRVWVESEVGKGSTFFFTLPVLG; from the coding sequence ATGAGGAGTAGCCTCCTGCCTTCCTTGGGGAGCGATTTTCCCTCCGGGGCTTGCTTCAGTGTCACTTCTTACGGCACAAGCTTTGTGTTCGGAGCTGTCCACGAACAGAACCACACAAGCCGAAAAGAATCTCTGATTATGATGAAGGTAGTCTTCGATTTTCTTGATCGTTTTATTCCAGCGGAGTTGAATACGGCTGACCCAGATGCACAGCGTCGCTGTCGCTTGCTTGTTGCCTGTTGCTTTGGCCTGACCCTGTTTGCTCAACCGTTTCTCTATCACGTAGTGAGAACCCAAGGATATATGAGCCCGACTGCTTGGGTTTTTACTATTGGCAGCGTACTGACTGTATGTAACCCGTTTCTGCTGTTGTCCACTGGATCTCACCGCCTTCCTGGTATGCTCTTTTCTCTAGAGGTGATCATCGCGCTCGCGTTCATGGCTTATTTCAATGGGGGCTATCTCTCGGCGTCGTTAGTGTGGAACCCCGCGATTCCTTTACTCGCGACAGCGCTCGTCGGGCCAACGTGGGGAGGGATCTGTGTTGGTGTGGTGCTGAGTGAGACGATCTTCTTGTATGCCCTAACTGAAGCAGGATACCCGTTTCCGCAACCATTAGCTGCCTCACAAATGCGCGGGTTCCAGATGGCCGGTACCTGTACGTTAGTGTTATTTATTTGGCTGCTGAGCTGGCTCTACGAAGTGTTTCGCAAGAATGCCCTTGTGATGGTCGAACAGTCAGTGACGGCGCTACGTCGCAGTGAAGCACACTTTCGCTCTTTAATTGAGAATGGCTCTGATTTTCTTGTTATCCTGAATGCTGATGGCACCATTCGCTATGGCAGCCCGTCGATAGAACGTCTTCTTGGACATACAGCGCGAGAGAATTACGGGAAGAATGCGCTTGCTTTCGTTCATCCGGACGACCTTGCGCGAGTGGCAGACAAGTTTGCCCACCTCGTCAATGAGCCAGGAACAGCGGTTCCAATAGAGTTTCGCTTTCGGCATCACGATGGATCATGGCGAGATCTTGAGGCTATTGGGAAGAATCTGCTGCAAAACGAGGCTGTGCGCGGAATTATTGTCAATGCACGAGATGTGACTGAACGTAAGGCGATTGATACCTTGAAAGACGAACTCGTCTCAACCGTGAGTCATGAATTGCGCACACCGCTCTCGAGCCTGCGTGGGGTTACGGAGTTGATGCTAGAACGAGAATTCCCGCAAGCACAGCAACGCGAATTTTTAACGATCATGCAACAGGAATCGGTCCGACTGACGAATTTGATCAATGACTTTTTAGATCTCCAACGGATGGAAGCAGGACAGCAAAACTACACCTTTGGCCAAGTCGATCTGTTACCATTGCTACACGATGCAGTAGCGGTGTTTTCTGGGGTACCGGATCGGCATCAGGTTAAAGTCCTGGCTCCCGCCACATTCCCGCCCGTACGTGCAGATGCAGATAGAATCCGCCAAGTGCTAGCCAATCTCCTCTCGAATGCACTGAAGTTTTCGCCTGATGGCGGTGAAGTCATCGTGTCAGCCCACCAGGAAGGACACGAGGCCATAGTAGCGATTGCCGACTCTGGCACAGGGATCGCGCCTGAGGTGCTTCCGTCACTGTTTACGAAGTTCCAGCGAGGAGAAAGTGCGATGACCAGACGCATTAGCGGCACCGGACTTGGACTTGCGCTGGTCAAGGAAATTGTCACTGCCCACGGTGGCCGCGTCTGGGTCGAGAGCGAGGTTGGGAAAGGTAGTACCTTCTTCTTTACTTTACCTGTACTTGGGTGA
- a CDS encoding SIS domain-containing protein encodes MVQKKGLVGITATLARARAVLEAEATAIRAITLDEHFLRALQMLQRCKGKVVTTGMGKAGIIAQKLATTLSSTGTPACFLHPGEAAHGDLGLVTKHDVLITFSNSGKTREVLETIARAKRLNGMHLIAITGHRISPIAHQSDVVLCIGSVKEACPLGLTPTVSTTAMLALADALAVVLMEKKKFTKADYAKFHHGGYLGKKARKETKKESRVQSL; translated from the coding sequence ATGGTGCAGAAAAAAGGATTGGTGGGAATCACCGCGACACTCGCTCGGGCGCGAGCGGTTCTTGAAGCAGAAGCAACTGCAATTCGTGCAATTACGTTAGACGAACATTTTCTCCGTGCCTTGCAGATGCTCCAACGCTGCAAGGGCAAAGTCGTTACCACAGGAATGGGGAAGGCCGGGATTATTGCGCAGAAGCTTGCTACAACACTGTCCTCGACCGGCACCCCGGCGTGCTTCTTACATCCCGGCGAAGCGGCCCACGGCGATCTCGGCCTTGTCACCAAACATGATGTGTTGATTACCTTCTCCAACAGTGGAAAAACGCGAGAGGTATTGGAGACCATCGCCAGAGCAAAACGGCTGAATGGCATGCACTTGATCGCGATTACTGGCCACCGTATCTCACCAATCGCTCATCAAAGCGATGTCGTGTTATGTATCGGGTCGGTCAAAGAAGCCTGTCCACTGGGTCTCACACCAACTGTGAGTACCACCGCGATGCTCGCCTTAGCGGATGCACTTGCGGTGGTATTGATGGAAAAGAAAAAGTTCACCAAAGCCGACTACGCCAAGTTTCATCACGGTGGCTATTTGGGAAAAAAGGCGAGGAAAGAAACGAAAAAGGAGTCCAGAGTCCAGAGTCTTTGA
- the uvrB gene encoding excinuclease ABC subunit UvrB: MAREGTFKLISEFQPQGDQPQAIDQLSAGLNEKRTHQVLLGVTGSGKTFTMAHVIARVNRPALVIAPNKTLAAQLYAEFKELFPENAVRYFVSYYDYYQPEAYVPSTDTFIEKDAAINEEIDKMRHSATKALLERRDTIIVASVSCIYGLGSPESYFDLILFAEENTQVERDALLRKLVNIQYQRNDMDFHRGTFRVRGDVVEVFPAYEESKALRFEFFGDTLDKIAEIDPLRGKVLRRLDKVALYPASHYVTTSDRMKKAVRGIREELNERLAQLQGEHKLLETQRLEQRTLYDLALLEEMGFCPGIENYSRHLDGRAPGEPPFTLLNYFPEDYVLFIDESHIAVPQIGGMYRGDRSRKTTLVEFGFRLPSALDNRPLSFNEFEKRSQQVIYVSATPGDYERKQSDEHVVEQLIRPTGLIDPEVIVRPAKIQVDDLLEEIRLRLAAGERVLVTTLTKRLAEDLTEYYQELGIKVRYLHSDIDTIERVEILRELRRGTFDVLIGINLLREGLDIPEVSLVAILDADKEGYLRSERSLIQTIGRAARNVKGTVIMYADKMTDSMDRAMSETARRRRVQSAYNEAHNITPQSIRKAITSPLVRVYDADYVEVPIAAETEAEYLSAQELATRIEQTRKEMKHAAAALEFEQAALLRDQLHALEQQSLGLKSGESVTIPVVTKKPEKSAPTRATGASQSSASRRSGKAAARGLMARWQK; encoded by the coding sequence ATGGCACGTGAGGGTACCTTCAAACTTATCTCTGAGTTTCAACCACAAGGTGATCAGCCGCAGGCGATTGATCAGCTCTCGGCTGGGTTGAATGAGAAGCGCACGCATCAAGTTCTCTTAGGCGTGACAGGCTCGGGCAAGACATTCACGATGGCGCATGTGATTGCGCGGGTGAATCGTCCAGCGTTAGTGATTGCGCCGAATAAAACCCTTGCTGCTCAGCTCTACGCTGAATTCAAAGAGTTGTTTCCTGAAAACGCGGTACGCTATTTCGTCAGTTACTACGATTACTATCAGCCCGAAGCGTATGTACCTTCGACAGATACCTTCATTGAAAAAGATGCGGCGATTAACGAAGAGATCGATAAGATGCGCCATTCCGCCACCAAGGCGCTCTTGGAGCGGCGTGATACGATCATTGTCGCCAGCGTCTCGTGTATCTATGGTCTTGGCTCGCCAGAGTCATATTTTGATCTGATCCTCTTTGCTGAAGAGAATACGCAGGTCGAACGCGATGCGCTGCTGCGCAAGTTGGTGAACATTCAGTACCAACGCAACGACATGGATTTTCATCGTGGGACATTTCGGGTGCGAGGCGATGTTGTTGAAGTCTTTCCAGCGTACGAAGAATCAAAAGCGTTACGGTTTGAGTTTTTCGGCGACACCCTCGATAAAATCGCTGAGATCGATCCCTTGCGCGGGAAAGTCCTACGACGCCTTGATAAGGTCGCACTCTATCCAGCAAGCCATTATGTCACCACTTCAGACCGAATGAAGAAAGCGGTGCGCGGCATTCGTGAGGAACTCAACGAGCGGCTTGCGCAGTTGCAGGGCGAACATAAATTGCTTGAAACGCAGCGACTGGAACAACGCACCCTCTACGATTTGGCGTTGCTGGAAGAGATGGGCTTTTGTCCAGGGATTGAAAATTACTCGCGTCATCTTGATGGCCGTGCCCCAGGAGAGCCGCCGTTTACCCTGTTGAACTATTTTCCTGAAGATTACGTGCTCTTTATTGATGAGAGTCACATTGCCGTGCCGCAAATCGGTGGGATGTATCGCGGGGACCGCTCGCGAAAAACGACGCTGGTCGAGTTTGGATTCCGCTTGCCCTCGGCGCTGGATAATCGCCCGTTGAGTTTCAATGAGTTTGAAAAAAGATCGCAACAAGTGATCTATGTCTCAGCGACACCAGGTGATTATGAGCGTAAGCAAAGTGATGAGCATGTAGTTGAGCAGTTAATTCGTCCGACTGGTCTGATCGATCCAGAAGTGATCGTGCGTCCTGCCAAAATTCAGGTTGATGACTTGCTTGAAGAGATCCGCTTACGCCTCGCGGCTGGCGAGCGGGTCTTAGTGACAACACTGACCAAACGACTCGCAGAAGACCTCACCGAGTATTACCAGGAGCTGGGCATCAAGGTGCGGTATCTGCATTCGGATATTGACACTATCGAACGCGTCGAAATTCTCCGCGAGCTCCGACGTGGGACATTCGATGTCTTGATTGGTATCAACTTGTTACGTGAAGGGCTCGATATTCCCGAGGTGTCTCTGGTTGCTATTCTTGATGCGGACAAGGAAGGCTATCTCCGTTCTGAGCGTTCGTTGATTCAGACTATCGGGCGCGCAGCACGGAACGTGAAAGGGACCGTCATCATGTATGCTGATAAGATGACGGATTCCATGGACCGGGCGATGAGCGAGACAGCACGTCGTCGTCGGGTTCAGTCGGCATACAATGAAGCACACAACATTACTCCCCAGAGTATTCGTAAAGCGATTACTTCACCCCTGGTGAGAGTGTACGATGCCGATTATGTCGAGGTGCCGATCGCAGCGGAAACCGAAGCGGAATATCTCTCGGCGCAGGAGCTGGCAACGCGTATCGAGCAAACCCGTAAGGAAATGAAACACGCAGCTGCGGCACTAGAATTCGAGCAAGCTGCGCTCTTGCGAGATCAATTGCACGCACTCGAACAGCAGAGTCTTGGTCTGAAATCTGGCGAGAGTGTGACAATACCGGTTGTGACAAAGAAACCAGAAAAATCAGCGCCGACCCGAGCAACGGGTGCTTCACAAAGCTCAGCGAGTCGTCGGAGTGGAAAAGCTGCAGCGCGTGGGCTTATGGCGCGGTGGCAAAAATAG